One Allostreptomyces psammosilenae DNA segment encodes these proteins:
- a CDS encoding type II toxin-antitoxin system VapB family antitoxin, which translates to MSKTVIDLDEEALALAAEVLGTRTKKDTVNAALQEVGARRRRELAAERLRRLAEDGAFDKALEPGFKAEVWR; encoded by the coding sequence ATGTCCAAGACCGTCATCGACCTGGACGAGGAGGCCCTGGCGCTCGCCGCCGAGGTGCTCGGGACCCGCACCAAGAAGGACACGGTCAACGCCGCGCTCCAGGAGGTGGGGGCGAGGCGGCGCCGTGAGCTCGCGGCGGAGCGCCTGCGCCGGCTGGCCGAGGACGGGGCCTTCGACAAGGCGCTGGAACCGGGCTTCAAGGCGGAGGTATGGCGCTGA
- a CDS encoding FAD-binding and (Fe-S)-binding domain-containing protein — MDRHRPGDAARLERLLRSTVRGEVRFDAATRALHTMDASNYRRVPLAVVAPRDADDVLAVLAACAETGVPVVPRGGGTSIGGQATGVGVVLDTTRHLDRVLAIDPDARTARVQPGVVLDDLRRAAAPYGLTFGPDPSTHGRCTLGGMIGNNACGAHSLAWGRTDHNVERLTVAPADGTGALLRVGALDAPGAVPSPQERAARRLADDNLALLRRALPPVPRRTSGYGLDWLLPERGRHLARALVGSEGTLAVVTEAEVRLVPLPAARALAVLGFRDDVAAAEAVPGLLPLRPLTLESLNAELAALAGRASAGRGPSGPASRAGAAAGTGTARLPEGGAWLFAETAGHSPAEAAERARELCRAAAGAGATGTAVVTDRAAAAALWRIREDAAGTATRMADGSEAWPGWEDTAVPPERLAGYLRDLGALLRRHGLRGQPYGHFGEGCIHMRIDFDLVGRAGVARFRAFSEELAGVVVAHGGSLSGEHGDGMARSELLPRMFPPEVIALFERFKAAWDPRGLLNPGVLVRPAPLDAGLRFAVLPAEPVRGAFGYPDDGGDFSAAVRRCVGVAKCRVSEPAGAAVMCPSYRVTGEERHSTRGRARLLHEMLAGDARGGGRARPPVEGDGGGQGAGAADDGPAVITSGWASPEVREALDLCLACKGCRSDCPVGVDMATYKAEFLYHHYRQPGIRRPLGHQLMGRLPRWLRLAEPLGAAAAPLARMAGQAWTAPLRARIGLAAERALPEPAGRTFLRWWRSLPVAQRRPDRTGGRPRVVLWPDTFTNAFAPEVGRAAVAVLADAGIDVVVPPGRVCCGLTRVSTGMLDEARAVMRATLDVLEPALRAGLPVVGLEPSCTAALRADVPELLARPARHVGGQAGGGTGGDAGGRIAPDPDPDADADRYAELARRLADSVLTLAEALERLAPTWRPPRLDRPVVGQTHCHQHAVLGDGAERRLRAAAGLDGELTGGCCGLAGNFGFERGHWQVSVACAEERLLPAVRQAPGDAVLLADGFSCRTQLAQLGGVRARHLAEVLADGLGRSTGGM, encoded by the coding sequence ATGGATCGTCATCGACCCGGGGACGCCGCCCGCTTGGAGCGGCTGCTGCGCTCGACGGTGCGCGGCGAGGTGCGGTTCGACGCCGCCACCCGCGCCCTGCACACCATGGACGCCTCCAACTACCGGCGGGTCCCGCTCGCCGTGGTCGCCCCGCGCGACGCGGACGACGTGCTCGCCGTGCTGGCCGCCTGCGCCGAGACCGGCGTGCCGGTGGTGCCGCGCGGCGGCGGCACCAGCATCGGCGGGCAGGCCACCGGGGTGGGAGTCGTCCTGGACACCACCCGCCACCTGGACCGCGTCCTCGCCATCGACCCGGACGCCCGGACGGCCCGCGTCCAGCCGGGCGTCGTCCTGGACGACCTGCGCCGGGCCGCCGCGCCGTACGGGCTCACCTTCGGACCGGACCCCTCCACCCACGGCCGCTGCACCCTCGGCGGAATGATCGGCAACAACGCCTGCGGGGCACACTCGCTGGCCTGGGGACGCACCGACCACAACGTCGAACGGCTGACCGTCGCGCCGGCGGACGGCACCGGCGCCCTGCTCCGGGTGGGGGCGCTGGACGCCCCCGGGGCCGTCCCCTCGCCGCAGGAGCGGGCCGCCCGGCGGCTGGCCGACGACAACCTGGCGCTGCTCCGCCGGGCCCTGCCCCCGGTGCCGCGCCGGACCTCCGGCTACGGACTGGACTGGCTGCTTCCGGAACGCGGCCGGCACCTGGCGCGGGCGCTGGTGGGCAGCGAGGGGACGCTCGCGGTGGTCACCGAGGCGGAGGTGCGGCTGGTGCCGCTGCCCGCCGCGCGCGCCCTGGCGGTGCTGGGCTTCCGGGACGACGTGGCCGCCGCCGAGGCCGTCCCCGGGCTGCTGCCGCTGCGCCCGCTGACCCTGGAGAGCCTGAACGCCGAGCTGGCCGCGCTGGCCGGCCGCGCCTCGGCGGGGCGCGGCCCGTCCGGCCCGGCGTCGAGGGCCGGGGCCGCGGCCGGGACCGGGACGGCACGGCTGCCGGAGGGCGGGGCGTGGCTCTTCGCCGAGACGGCGGGCCACTCGCCGGCCGAGGCGGCCGAACGCGCCCGCGAGCTGTGCCGGGCGGCGGCCGGGGCCGGCGCCACCGGCACCGCGGTGGTCACCGACCGGGCGGCCGCCGCCGCGCTGTGGCGGATCCGGGAGGACGCCGCCGGCACGGCCACCCGGATGGCCGACGGCTCCGAGGCGTGGCCCGGCTGGGAGGACACCGCCGTGCCCCCGGAACGGCTCGCCGGCTACCTGCGCGACCTCGGCGCGCTGCTGCGCCGGCACGGCCTGCGCGGCCAGCCGTACGGGCACTTCGGCGAGGGCTGCATCCACATGCGGATCGACTTCGACCTGGTCGGGCGCGCGGGCGTGGCGCGCTTCCGGGCGTTCTCCGAGGAACTCGCCGGGGTGGTGGTGGCGCACGGCGGGTCGCTCTCCGGCGAGCACGGTGACGGCATGGCGCGCTCCGAGCTGCTGCCCAGGATGTTCCCGCCCGAGGTGATCGCCCTGTTCGAGCGGTTCAAGGCGGCGTGGGATCCGCGCGGGCTGCTGAACCCGGGCGTGCTGGTGCGGCCGGCGCCGCTGGACGCGGGGCTGCGGTTCGCGGTGCTGCCGGCCGAGCCGGTGCGCGGCGCGTTCGGGTATCCGGACGACGGCGGGGACTTCTCGGCGGCGGTGCGCCGGTGCGTGGGCGTGGCGAAGTGCCGGGTGAGCGAACCGGCCGGGGCGGCGGTGATGTGCCCGTCCTACCGGGTGACGGGCGAGGAGCGGCACTCGACGCGGGGGCGGGCCCGGCTGCTGCACGAGATGCTGGCGGGCGACGCGCGCGGCGGCGGCCGGGCGCGCCCGCCGGTAGAGGGGGACGGCGGCGGCCAGGGCGCCGGGGCGGCGGACGACGGGCCGGCCGTGATCACCTCCGGCTGGGCCTCGCCGGAGGTGCGGGAGGCCCTGGACCTGTGCCTGGCCTGCAAGGGCTGCCGCTCGGACTGCCCGGTCGGCGTGGACATGGCCACCTACAAGGCCGAGTTCCTGTACCACCACTACCGGCAGCCGGGGATCCGTCGCCCGCTCGGCCACCAGCTGATGGGGCGGCTGCCGCGCTGGCTGCGGCTGGCCGAACCGCTGGGGGCGGCCGCCGCGCCGCTGGCCCGGATGGCCGGGCAGGCGTGGACGGCGCCGTTGCGGGCCCGGATCGGGCTGGCGGCGGAGCGGGCGCTGCCGGAGCCGGCCGGGCGCACCTTCCTGCGCTGGTGGCGGTCGCTGCCGGTGGCGCAGCGCCGGCCGGACCGCACGGGCGGGCGGCCGCGCGTGGTGCTGTGGCCGGACACCTTCACCAACGCCTTCGCGCCGGAGGTCGGCCGGGCCGCGGTGGCGGTGCTGGCCGACGCCGGCATCGACGTCGTGGTGCCGCCGGGGCGGGTGTGCTGCGGGCTGACCCGGGTGTCCACCGGGATGCTGGACGAGGCGCGGGCGGTGATGCGGGCGACCCTGGACGTGCTGGAGCCGGCGCTGCGGGCCGGGCTGCCGGTGGTCGGCCTGGAACCGAGCTGCACGGCGGCCCTGCGTGCCGACGTCCCGGAGCTGCTGGCGCGGCCGGCCCGGCACGTCGGCGGGCAGGCGGGCGGGGGCACCGGCGGGGACGCGGGTGGGCGGATCGCCCCCGACCCCGACCCCGACGCCGACGCCGACCGTTACGCGGAGCTGGCCCGGCGGCTGGCCGACTCGGTGCTGACCCTCGCGGAGGCGCTGGAACGGCTGGCGCCCACCTGGCGTCCGCCGCGCCTGGACCGGCCGGTGGTCGGACAGACCCACTGCCACCAGCACGCGGTGCTCGGCGACGGGGCGGAGCGGCGGCTGCGCGCCGCGGCCGGGCTGGACGGGGAGCTGACCGGCGGCTGCTGCGGGCTGGCCGGCAACTTCGGTTTCGAGCGGGGGCACTGGCAGGTGTCGGTGGCCTGCGCGGAGGAGCGGCTGCTGCCCGCCGTGCGCCAGGCGCCCGGGGACGCCGTGCTGCTGGCCGACGGCTTCTCCTGCCGCACCCAGCTGGCGCAGCTCGGTGGTGTGCGGGCACGCCATCTGGCGGAGGTGCTGGCCGACGGGCTGGGCCGATCGACCGGAGGCATGTAA
- a CDS encoding NAD(P)H-binding protein encodes MILVTGATGNIGRPLVHELAAKGVKVRALTRTPATARFPDGVEVCDSATPDLDGATALLLNLAGVVGPPGDLLRAAREAGVRRVVTVSSLVVVLDQEAKEGSTAALHRALEASVEADFPEWTHLRPGGFAANSLQWAGKLAAGDVIREPYPDARTSPIHEADIAAVAVRALLDDDLLGQALSLTGPEDLTTADQVAILGRVLGRPLRCERTSPEETKAEVMATNSWVSEEAVDSMLRFLAGTVGTPALVTEEVRRVLGRPARSYAEWAADHADAFRRV; translated from the coding sequence ATGATCCTGGTGACCGGAGCCACCGGCAACATCGGCCGTCCGCTCGTCCACGAGCTGGCCGCCAAGGGCGTGAAGGTGCGCGCCCTGACCCGCACCCCGGCGACCGCCCGCTTCCCGGACGGGGTGGAGGTGTGCGACAGCGCGACGCCCGACCTCGACGGCGCCACCGCGCTCCTGCTCAACCTGGCCGGGGTGGTCGGCCCGCCCGGGGACCTCCTCCGGGCCGCCCGGGAGGCCGGCGTGCGGCGGGTCGTCACGGTCTCCTCCCTGGTCGTCGTGCTCGACCAGGAGGCGAAGGAGGGCAGCACCGCCGCGCTGCACCGCGCCCTGGAGGCGTCCGTGGAGGCCGACTTCCCGGAGTGGACCCACCTGCGCCCGGGCGGCTTCGCCGCCAACTCCCTCCAGTGGGCCGGGAAGCTGGCGGCCGGCGACGTCATCCGCGAGCCCTACCCGGACGCCCGCACCTCGCCGATCCACGAGGCGGACATCGCCGCCGTCGCCGTCCGCGCCCTGCTCGACGACGACCTCCTCGGCCAGGCGCTCTCGCTCACCGGCCCGGAGGACCTGACGACCGCCGACCAGGTGGCGATCCTGGGCAGGGTGCTCGGCCGCCCGCTGCGCTGCGAGCGGACCAGCCCGGAGGAGACCAAGGCGGAGGTCATGGCCACCAACTCCTGGGTGTCCGAGGAGGCCGTCGACTCCATGCTGCGCTTCCTGGCCGGCACCGTCGGCACCCCGGCCCTGGTCACCGAGGAGGTCCGGCGCGTCCTCGGCCGCCCCGCCCGCAGCTACGCCGAGTGGGCCGCCGACCACGCCGACGCCTTCCGCCGGGTCTGA
- the pdxH gene encoding pyridoxamine 5'-phosphate oxidase gives MPHSESDSSAVHSAARSGTRSAPGARRPARSPQGLTDPSPTLRLAEARRQYRTEGLHESTADDDPGHLFARWFREAAAAGVVEPNAMVLSTATPEGVPSSRTVLLKGFDERGFVFFTNYTSRKGVELTANPHASLLFPWHAIARQVIVGGDVERLDRAESVAYFRTRPHGSQLGAWASDQSSVVSSRAELEGRFQELADRYPEEEKVPMPPFWGGFLVVPRTVEFWQGRENRLHDRLRYRRDPSSPTGWLRERLCP, from the coding sequence GTGCCGCATTCGGAATCCGACAGCTCAGCCGTCCACTCGGCCGCCCGATCGGGGACTCGCTCAGCGCCGGGCGCGCGTCGCCCCGCCCGGTCGCCGCAGGGCCTCACCGACCCCTCCCCCACGCTCCGCCTCGCCGAGGCGCGGCGCCAGTACCGGACCGAAGGGCTCCACGAGAGCACCGCCGACGACGACCCCGGACACCTGTTCGCCCGGTGGTTCCGCGAGGCCGCCGCGGCCGGCGTGGTCGAACCCAACGCGATGGTGCTGTCCACCGCCACACCCGAGGGCGTGCCCAGCTCCCGCACCGTGCTGCTGAAGGGGTTCGACGAGCGGGGATTCGTCTTCTTCACCAACTACACCTCGCGCAAGGGCGTGGAACTCACCGCCAACCCGCACGCCTCCCTGCTCTTCCCGTGGCACGCCATCGCCCGCCAGGTGATCGTCGGCGGGGACGTGGAGCGGCTGGACCGGGCCGAGTCGGTCGCCTACTTCCGCACCCGCCCACACGGCTCCCAGCTGGGCGCCTGGGCCAGCGACCAGTCCTCCGTGGTCTCCTCCCGGGCGGAACTGGAGGGCCGCTTCCAGGAGCTCGCCGACCGCTACCCGGAGGAGGAGAAGGTGCCGATGCCGCCGTTCTGGGGCGGCTTCCTCGTCGTGCCGCGCACCGTGGAGTTCTGGCAGGGGCGGGAGAACCGCCTGCACGACCGGCTGCGCTACCGCCGCGACCCCTCGTCCCCCACCGGCTGGCTCCGCGAACGCCTCTGCCCCTGA
- a CDS encoding citrate synthase 2 yields MSDFVPGLEGVVAFETEIAEPDREGGALRYRGVDIEELVGTAPFGAVWGLLVDGDFAPGLPPAEAFPIPFASGDVRVDAQSAIAALAPLWGLKPLLDIPAERARDDLARVSATALDFVAQSARGRGLPMVPQSAVDRGVSTAERFMIRWRGEPDPRHVRAVDAYWASAAEHGMNASTFTARVIASTGADVAAALSGAVGAMSGPLHGGAPTRVLHMIEEIERTGDAAGYVRGVLDRGERLMGFGHRVYRAEDPRARVLRRTARELGAPRFEVAEALEKAALEELHTRRPDRVLATNVEFWAAIVLDFAEVPAPMFTSMFTCARTAGWAAHVLEQKRTGRLVRPSARYVGPGARPAGTVPGFDRLGTVTAG; encoded by the coding sequence ATGTCCGACTTCGTCCCCGGACTCGAAGGAGTCGTCGCGTTCGAGACCGAGATCGCCGAGCCAGACCGGGAGGGCGGTGCCCTGCGCTACCGGGGGGTCGACATCGAGGAGCTGGTGGGTACCGCGCCCTTCGGCGCGGTGTGGGGCCTGCTGGTGGACGGCGACTTCGCCCCCGGCCTGCCGCCCGCCGAGGCGTTCCCCATCCCGTTCGCCTCCGGCGACGTCCGGGTGGACGCGCAGAGCGCGATCGCCGCCCTCGCCCCGCTGTGGGGGCTGAAGCCACTGCTGGACATCCCCGCCGAGCGGGCGCGGGACGACCTCGCCCGGGTCTCCGCGACCGCGCTGGACTTCGTCGCCCAGTCCGCCCGCGGGCGCGGACTGCCGATGGTGCCGCAGTCCGCCGTGGACCGGGGGGTCAGCACGGCCGAGCGCTTCATGATCCGCTGGCGCGGCGAGCCGGACCCGCGGCACGTGCGGGCCGTGGACGCCTACTGGGCCTCGGCGGCGGAGCACGGCATGAACGCCTCCACCTTCACCGCCCGGGTCATCGCCTCCACCGGCGCCGACGTGGCCGCCGCGCTCTCCGGGGCAGTCGGCGCGATGTCCGGGCCGCTGCACGGCGGCGCGCCCACCCGCGTGCTGCACATGATCGAGGAGATCGAACGGACCGGTGACGCCGCCGGCTACGTGCGCGGCGTACTGGACCGCGGCGAGCGGCTGATGGGCTTCGGGCACCGCGTCTACCGGGCCGAGGACCCGCGCGCCCGGGTGCTGCGGCGCACCGCGCGGGAGCTGGGCGCGCCGCGCTTCGAGGTGGCCGAGGCGCTGGAGAAGGCGGCGTTGGAGGAGCTGCACACCCGCCGCCCGGACCGGGTGCTGGCCACCAACGTGGAGTTCTGGGCGGCCATCGTGCTGGACTTCGCCGAGGTGCCGGCGCCGATGTTCACCTCGATGTTCACCTGCGCCCGGACGGCCGGCTGGGCGGCGCACGTGCTGGAGCAGAAGCGCACCGGCCGGCTGGTCCGCCCCTCGGCGCGCTACGTCGGGCCCGGCGCCCGCCCGGCCGGGACCGTCCCCGGCTTCGACCGGCTGGGCACCGTGACGGCGGGGTAG
- the serC gene encoding phosphoserine transaminase produces MADIQIPADIKPRDGRFGCGPSKVRPEALDALAASGASLMGTSHRQAPVKGLVRRVREGVSQLFSLPEGYEVVLGNGGSTAFWDIAAHGLVRSRSQHLHFGEFSSKFASATKAAPWLEEPSVIKSEPGTHPLPRAEAGVDVYALTHNETSTGVAMPIRRPEGADADSLVLVDATSGAGGLPVDIAQTDAYYFAPQKSFASDGGLWIAVMSPAALARAAEIAESGRYIPAFFDLPTAIDNSRKDQTYNTPAVATLFLLADQIEWINGQGGLDWAVARTADSSSRLYGWAEKSEFATPFVADPAQRSQVVGTIDFADSIDAAAVAKALRANGIVDTEPYRKLGRNQLRVAMFPAIDPADIDALTACVDYVVERLG; encoded by the coding sequence GTGGCTGACATCCAGATCCCCGCTGACATCAAGCCCCGCGACGGCCGGTTCGGCTGCGGGCCCTCCAAGGTCCGCCCCGAGGCGCTCGACGCCCTCGCCGCCTCCGGTGCCTCCCTGATGGGCACCTCCCACCGGCAGGCCCCGGTCAAGGGCCTGGTCCGCCGGGTTCGGGAGGGCGTCTCCCAGCTGTTCTCCCTCCCCGAGGGCTACGAGGTGGTGCTCGGCAACGGCGGTTCCACCGCCTTCTGGGACATCGCCGCCCACGGCCTGGTGCGCTCCCGCTCGCAGCACCTGCACTTCGGCGAGTTCTCCTCCAAGTTCGCCAGCGCCACCAAGGCGGCGCCGTGGCTGGAGGAGCCGTCGGTGATCAAGTCGGAGCCGGGCACCCACCCGCTGCCGCGCGCCGAGGCGGGCGTGGACGTCTACGCCCTCACCCACAACGAGACCTCCACCGGCGTGGCCATGCCGATCCGCCGCCCCGAGGGCGCCGACGCGGACTCGCTGGTGCTGGTGGACGCCACCTCGGGCGCCGGCGGCCTGCCGGTGGACATCGCCCAGACGGACGCCTACTACTTCGCGCCGCAGAAGTCGTTCGCCTCGGACGGCGGCCTGTGGATCGCCGTGATGTCGCCGGCCGCGCTGGCCCGCGCCGCCGAGATCGCCGAGTCCGGCCGCTACATCCCGGCGTTCTTCGACCTGCCGACGGCGATCGACAACTCCCGCAAGGACCAGACCTACAACACCCCGGCGGTGGCCACGCTCTTCCTGCTGGCCGACCAGATCGAGTGGATCAACGGCCAGGGCGGCCTGGACTGGGCCGTGGCGCGGACGGCGGACAGCTCGTCCCGGCTGTACGGCTGGGCGGAGAAGTCGGAGTTCGCCACCCCGTTCGTGGCCGACCCGGCGCAGCGTTCGCAGGTCGTCGGCACGATCGACTTCGCCGACTCGATCGACGCCGCGGCGGTGGCGAAGGCCCTGCGGGCGAACGGCATCGTGGACACCGAGCCGTACCGCAAGCTGGGCCGCAACCAGCTGCGCGTGGCGATGTTCCCGGCCATCGACCCGGCCGACATCGACGCCCTGACCGCCTGCGTCGACTACGTGGTCGAGCGCCTGGGCTGA
- a CDS encoding FAD-dependent monooxygenase translates to MNGNVLISGASIAGPALAYWLGRHGFTPTVVELAPALREGGQAVDFRGETHLTVLERMGVLTELRGLQTGGSAISFVDEGGRQLLHLPPEFAGGDIEVLRGDLARVLYERSLPHTEYLFGDSITRLTETPSGVRVDFRHAATREFDLVIGADGLHSQVRRLAFGPEEEYVRHLGYYAATWGLPNHLGLSGGSLGYNAPGRFASVGVDHRAPDRAGAFFVFAAPRLDYDRHDVRQQKQLITDAFAGLGWEVPGLLESLHHAPDLYFDSISRADVASWSTGRIALVGDAACGATIGGMGTGTAVVAAYVLAGELARAGGDHRTAFRHYEDRLRDYARGCQKGGDRTGTFLAPRTALGIRLRNGLMSRRAVLNWMIREGKKVSGLALPDYQPVPGRVLG, encoded by the coding sequence ATGAACGGGAACGTCCTCATCTCCGGCGCCAGCATCGCCGGACCGGCGCTGGCCTACTGGCTGGGGCGGCACGGCTTCACGCCCACCGTCGTCGAGCTGGCCCCCGCCCTCCGGGAGGGTGGCCAGGCCGTCGACTTCCGCGGCGAGACCCACCTGACCGTGCTGGAGCGCATGGGGGTGCTGACGGAGCTGCGCGGGCTCCAGACCGGCGGCAGTGCGATCAGCTTCGTCGACGAAGGCGGGCGCCAACTGCTGCACCTGCCACCCGAGTTCGCCGGCGGTGACATCGAGGTGCTCCGCGGTGACCTCGCCCGGGTGCTGTACGAACGCAGCCTGCCCCACACGGAGTACCTCTTCGGCGACTCGATCACCCGCCTCACCGAGACCCCCTCCGGCGTGCGGGTCGACTTCCGGCACGCGGCGACCCGGGAGTTCGACCTGGTGATCGGGGCCGACGGACTGCACTCCCAGGTGCGCCGCCTCGCCTTCGGGCCGGAGGAGGAGTACGTCCGCCACCTCGGCTACTACGCCGCCACCTGGGGACTGCCCAACCACCTGGGCCTGAGCGGCGGCTCGCTCGGCTACAACGCGCCCGGCCGGTTCGCCTCCGTCGGCGTCGACCACCGGGCCCCGGACCGCGCGGGGGCCTTCTTCGTCTTCGCGGCGCCGCGGCTGGACTACGACCGGCACGACGTCCGGCAGCAGAAGCAGCTGATCACCGACGCGTTCGCCGGCCTCGGCTGGGAGGTGCCCGGCCTGCTGGAGTCACTGCACCACGCCCCCGACCTCTACTTCGACTCGATCAGCCGGGCGGACGTCGCGAGCTGGTCCACCGGCCGCATCGCGCTGGTCGGCGACGCGGCCTGCGGCGCCACCATCGGCGGCATGGGGACCGGAACGGCCGTCGTCGCCGCCTACGTCCTGGCCGGCGAACTGGCGCGGGCCGGCGGCGACCACCGGACGGCCTTCCGCCACTACGAGGACCGGCTGCGCGACTACGCCCGGGGCTGCCAGAAGGGTGGCGATCGGACCGGCACGTTCCTCGCCCCCAGGACGGCCCTCGGGATCCGGCTGCGCAACGGGCTGATGAGCAGGCGCGCCGTCCTGAACTGGATGATCAGGGAGGGGAAGAAGGTGAGCGGCCTCGCCCTGCCGGACTACCAACCCGTGCCCGGACGGGTCCTCGGGTGA
- a CDS encoding TetR/AcrR family transcriptional regulator, with protein sequence MAERRRHAETALLLWGPRVRPARGPKPTLDLDRIARAGIEIADAEGLAELSMQRVAAQLGVTKMALYRYVPGKAELIALMVDAAIGPYPEPEPERAEPGQVESGQAESARGESAWVASGQAAADDGRPGGDWREQLEDWARRLITLFLRHPWALEATVGPRLMGPAELSWLERAVAALEGTGLTGAERMDAAVLLVGHVRSIAQQAHAAGPAGDPEAQLGPLLAEVMREHGERFPALSEAIASAARPGAGDQAWEFGLQRILDGLAVLIHQRTTP encoded by the coding sequence ATGGCGGAGAGGCGCAGGCACGCCGAGACGGCGCTGCTGCTCTGGGGCCCCCGCGTCAGGCCGGCGCGCGGCCCGAAACCCACGCTCGACCTCGACCGCATCGCGCGCGCCGGCATCGAGATAGCCGACGCCGAGGGGCTGGCCGAGCTCTCCATGCAGCGGGTGGCCGCCCAACTGGGCGTCACCAAGATGGCGCTGTACCGCTACGTGCCCGGCAAGGCGGAGCTGATCGCGCTGATGGTGGACGCCGCCATCGGCCCCTACCCGGAGCCCGAACCCGAGCGGGCCGAGCCGGGGCAGGTGGAGTCCGGGCAGGCCGAGTCGGCGCGGGGCGAGTCGGCGTGGGTGGCGTCCGGGCAGGCCGCGGCGGACGACGGGCGGCCCGGCGGCGACTGGCGGGAGCAGTTGGAGGACTGGGCGCGCCGCCTGATCACGCTCTTCCTCCGGCACCCCTGGGCCCTGGAGGCCACGGTCGGGCCACGCCTCATGGGCCCGGCGGAGCTGTCCTGGCTGGAGCGCGCCGTCGCCGCCCTGGAAGGCACGGGGCTCACCGGCGCCGAACGGATGGACGCGGCCGTCCTGCTCGTCGGCCACGTCCGCAGCATCGCCCAGCAGGCCCACGCCGCGGGCCCGGCCGGCGACCCCGAGGCCCAACTCGGACCGCTCCTCGCCGAAGTGATGCGGGAACACGGCGAACGCTTCCCCGCCCTCAGCGAGGCCATCGCCTCGGCCGCCCGGCCCGGCGCCGGCGACCAGGCATGGGAGTTCGGCCTGCAACGCATCCTCGACGGCCTAGCCGTCCTCATCCACCAGCGCACCACCCCCTGA
- the sigJ gene encoding RNA polymerase sigma factor SigJ, whose amino-acid sequence MSDIPTARPTETAAERATRVFVDHRELLFSMVYNMLGTVADTEDVLQETWLAWADRTGSPTGGTIEHPRAYLVRIAVNRALARQAAISRRREEYVGPWLPEPLPIPPGDGPPPAEAADAAETALRTESVSMALLVVLETLTPLERAVFVLHEVFGYPHTEIAGIVDRSPSAVRQLAHRAREHVHARRPRYQADPRVRRQVTERFLAAVVGGDLGALLEVLAPDVTLWADGGGKARAAGPHPVRGGEKIARLITASSAHRPIPDLRVRHYTVGGEPAAVLMSGDTPYMFLTLDLTPEGDRVRDIYVVTNPDKLAHLR is encoded by the coding sequence ATGTCGGACATCCCAACAGCGCGGCCGACCGAGACGGCGGCGGAACGGGCCACGCGGGTCTTCGTCGACCACCGCGAGCTGCTGTTCTCGATGGTCTACAACATGCTGGGCACGGTCGCGGACACCGAGGACGTCCTCCAGGAGACCTGGCTGGCCTGGGCGGACCGCACCGGCTCGCCGACCGGCGGGACGATCGAGCACCCGCGCGCCTACCTGGTGCGGATCGCGGTCAACCGGGCGCTGGCCCGGCAGGCCGCCATCAGCCGCCGCCGGGAGGAGTACGTCGGCCCGTGGCTGCCCGAACCGCTCCCCATCCCGCCCGGCGACGGCCCGCCGCCGGCCGAGGCGGCCGACGCCGCCGAGACCGCGCTGCGCACCGAGTCGGTCTCGATGGCGCTGCTCGTCGTGCTGGAGACGCTCACGCCGCTGGAGCGCGCCGTGTTCGTGCTGCACGAGGTGTTCGGCTACCCGCACACCGAGATCGCCGGCATCGTGGACCGCAGCCCCTCGGCGGTCCGGCAGCTCGCCCACCGCGCCCGCGAGCACGTGCACGCCCGGCGCCCCCGCTACCAGGCGGACCCGCGCGTGCGACGGCAGGTCACCGAGCGGTTCCTGGCCGCCGTGGTCGGCGGCGACCTCGGCGCCCTGCTGGAAGTGCTGGCGCCGGACGTCACCCTGTGGGCCGACGGCGGCGGCAAGGCGCGGGCCGCCGGACCGCACCCGGTGCGCGGCGGCGAGAAGATCGCCCGCCTGATCACGGCCAGCTCGGCCCACCGCCCCATCCCGGACCTGCGCGTCCGCCACTACACGGTGGGCGGCGAGCCCGCGGCGGTGCTGATGTCCGGCGACACCCCCTACATGTTCCTCACCCTCGACCTCACCCCGGAGGGCGACCGGGTGCGCGACATCTACGTCGTCACCAACCCGGACAAGCTCGCCCACCTGCGCTGA